A stretch of Rhododendron vialii isolate Sample 1 chromosome 4a, ASM3025357v1 DNA encodes these proteins:
- the LOC131323880 gene encoding protein FAR1-RELATED SEQUENCE 5-like, with translation MEKDDEMRLTHCFWADATTRKSYQYFGDVVVFDTTYNPNRYRMIFTPILGVNHHRQTTLFGCGLLSDESSESFEWLFKEWLKAMPGGPPKMIIIDQDLAMTKAFANNSESPEEFEAKWADVVHKANLSSNEWLKAMYEIRERWIPTYMKHMFSTHMTSSQRAEISHSFFKKYVSLNNSLYDFVTRFATGLSHIRHNELDLDHKDLNEKPQLITSFPMESTMSELYTLAIFHKFQDELFQIGGYMVKMTHEDEHYFFYTVERAKNSMSAFVGLLQ, from the exons ATGGAGAAAGACGATGAAATGAGGTTGACTCATTGTTTTTGGGCGGATGCCACGACTAGGAAGTCATACCAATATTTTGGGGACGTAGTGGTTTTTGATACAACGTACAACCCAAACCGATACCGTATGATCTTTACACCTATACTAGGGGTTAATCACCACAGGCAGACTACGCTATTTGGGTGTGGGCTTTTAAGTGATGAATCGAGTGAATCTTTTGAGTGGCTATTTAAAGaatggttgaaagcaatgcCAGGAGGCCCAcccaaaatgatcataattGATCAGGATCTGGCGATGACAAAGGCATTTGCTAAT AATTCTGAGAGCCCTGAAGAGTTTGAGGCTAAATGGGCAGACGTTGTACACAAAGCCAACCTATCCTCCAATGAATGGTTGAAAGCCATGTATGAAATCCGTGAGAGATGGATTCCGACATATATGAAACACATGTTTTCCAcccacatgactagtagtcaaaGGGCTGAGATTTCTCATTCTTTCTTCAAGAAGTATGTTTCGTTAAATAATTCATTGTACGACTTTGTCACGCGGTTTGCTACGGGGCTTTCTCACATACGGCATAATGAATTGGACTTGGATcataaagatctcaatgagaagCCACAACTGATAACATCATTTCCCATGGAGTCTACAATGAGTGAGTTGTATACATTGGCCATATTTCACAAGTTTCAAGATGAACTCTTTCAAATTGGGGGATACATGGTTAAGATGACACATGAGGATGAACACTATTTTTTCTACACTGTTGAGAGGGCAAAG aattccatGTCGGCATTTGTTGGATTACTACAATAG
- the LOC131323879 gene encoding uncharacterized protein LOC131323879: MQILDLSHELILARWTKSAKIKTVVNDVGGSVQQICDTSMFERRNKLFKLASSIIDDAILTEDGSELLEDALCSVRNKLCAMNLGSEGGKLSASATQVSIPREHMFKEPLQVRANSCGKRLKGGKEKAVKKSRRCNSCGLIEQSNNKRNCLKLRNISSQDVRMSDDEDEDEDDESTTVILFWLRLVENLSCLMFMAGCFYLMILTDVTELVASFFKLSRFGCIIIYTLLQHMVTIWSISSENFPLCLKTFWLQIPNIATKTLKYGHME; this comes from the exons ATGCAGATTCTTGATTTGTCTCATGAGTTAATTTTGGCGAGGTGGACTAAATCCGCAAAAATTAAAACAGTTGTAAATGACGTGGGTGGGTCTGTTCAACAAATATGTGACACTTCTATGTTCGAAAGGCGAAATAAGCTCTTCAAACTTGCTTCTAGTATAATTGATGACGCCATATTAACTGAAGACGGAAGTGAGCTTTTGGAAGATGCTTTGTGTTCGGTTCGGAATAAGCTATGTGCCATGAATCTTGGAAGCGAAGGTGGAAAATTGAGTGCTAGTGCTACCCAAGTGTCTATTCCTCGTGAACATATGTTTAAAGAACCGCTCCAAGTTAGGGCAAACAGTTGTGGTAAGCGATTGAAGGGAGGAAAAGAGAAGGCGGTCAAGAAGAGTAGGCGTTGTAATAGTTGTGGGTTAATAGAACAGtcaaataacaaaagaaattgTCTAAAACTTCGCAACAT TTCTTCACAAGATGTTAGAATGAGTGAtgacgaggacgaggacgaggacgatgagt CTACTACTGTTATCTTATT TTGGTTAAG attggttgAAAATTTGTC TTGTTTGATGTTCATGGCTGGTTGCTTCTATCTTATGATACTTACTGATGTTACTGAGTTGGTTGCTAGTTTTTTTAAGCTGTCCAGATTTGGTTGTATT ATCATTTATACACTTTTGCAGCACATGGTCACTATATGGAGCATTTCTAGTGAA aactTTCCATTGTGCTTGAAGACATTTTGGCTTCAAATCCCTAATATTGCAACAAAAACCCTGAAATATGGGCACATGGAATAG